The Balearica regulorum gibbericeps isolate bBalReg1 chromosome 12, bBalReg1.pri, whole genome shotgun sequence genome includes a region encoding these proteins:
- the ISLR2 gene encoding immunoglobulin superfamily containing leucine-rich repeat protein 2, with the protein MAPLLSLWLVALLGLARACPEPCACVDKYAHQFADCAYKDLQVVPTGLPSNVTTLSLSANKITSLQRRSFVEVTQVTSLWLAHNEIRSIESGTFAILVQLKNLDISHNQIVDFPWQDLYNLSALQLLKMNNNHMALVPQGAFHTLKDLRSLRINNNKFTALAEGIFDSLTSLSHLQIYNNPFECSCKLQWLKKWMDSTLISIPEKDSITCALPEQLRGVPVGKIPDMQCTSPTVQLTYYPNLDTTELFDGFTLTLHCAVTGTPPPEVTWKIRTSSQALELNGNPKESAGKDLPKQDPERFLVFKNGTLVIPHLSKREEGTYTCLATNEMGSNQTSVNVAVAGTQKYPLQPGRDPLGGKAQPGDKKPGAKGAKNSVLMPDERNKPLSPTRQSKQSSAAGTESTGDGQVPFQLPPFEKKCGSTQTSKYISNHAFNQSGDFKQHTFDLGVIALDVSERDARVQLTPTYTQPEKVHLRMLYLCQESSLGHALVQWSKIEEGVNSYWFQGLNPGTNYSVCLTYLGEDCQVQVVFTTKKEIPSLIIIVVVSIFLLVLATLPLMGATWCHLLSKYHGKTYKLIMKAQNPDQMEKHMAADFDPRASYLESEKNYNPSEVGEVDVEEEDEEEEEEDEGGRRRRRREAEGAPELEREESVAASSMAESQSKANGEEYEVRSEYSDKLPLGAEAVTISQEINGNYRQRPR; encoded by the coding sequence ATGGCCCCGCTGCTGTCCCTGTGGCTGGTGGCCCTGCTCGGCCTGGCCCGGGCGTGCCCCGAGCCCTGTGCCTGCGTGGACAAGTACGCCCATCAGTTCGCCGACTGCGCCTACAAGGACCTTCAAGTGGTACCCACGGGGCTGCCCTCCAACGTGACCACCCTCAGCCTCTCGGCCAACAAGATCACCTCGCTGCAGCGGCGTTCCTTCGTGGAGGTGACCCAGGTCACCTCCCTCTGGTTGGCGCACAACGAGATCCGTTCCATCGAGTCCGGTACCTTCGCCATCCTGGTGCAGCTGAAAAACCTCGACATCAGCCACAACCAGATCGTGGATTTCCCCTGGCAGGACCTCTACAACCTCAGCGCTCTCCAGCTGCTCAAGATGAACAATAACCACATGGCTCTGGTGCCTCAGGGGGCTTTCCACACCCTGAAGGACCTCCGGTCCCTGCGCATCAACAACAACAAGTTCACCGCCCTTGCAGAGGGTATCTTCGACTCGCTCACTTCCCTCTCCCACCTGCAGATCTACAACAATCCCTTTGAGTGCTCCTGCAAGCTCCAGTGGTTGAAGAAGTGGATGGACAGCACGCTCATCTCCATCCCCGAGAAGGACTCCATCACTTGTGCCCTCCCGGAGCAGCTCCGAGGGGTGCCGGTGGGGAAGATCCCGGACATGCAGTGCACCTCGCCCACCGTGCAGCTCACCTATTACCCCAACCTGGACACCACGGAGCTCTTTGACGGCTTCACCCTGACGCTGCACTGTGCCGTGACGGGCACCCCACCGCCCGAAGTGACCTGGAAGATCCGCACCTCCAGCCAAGCCCTGGAGCTCAACGGGAACCCGAAGGAGAGCGCTGGGAAAGATCTCCCCAAACAGGACCCCGAGCGTTTCTTGGTCTTCAAGAACGGCACGTTGGTGATTCCCCACCTGAGCAAGCGGGAAGAAGGCACCTACACCTGCCTGGCCACCAACGAAATGGGGAGCAACCAGACCTCGGTCAACGTGGCTGTGGCGGGCACCCAGAAATACCCgctgcagccagggagggaCCCGCTGGGGGGTAAAGCGCAGCCAGGTGACAAGAAGCCTGGGGCTAAGGGAGCAAAGAACAGCGTGCTCATGCCAGATGAGAGGAACAAACCCCTCAGTCCAACCCGGCAGAGCAAACAATCCTCGGCAGCTGGGACAGAGTCCACGGGAGACGGGCAAGTCCCTTTCCAGCTTCCACCCTTTGAGAAGAAGTGCGGCTCCACACAAACCAGCAAGTACATTTCCAACCACGCCTTCAACCAGAGCGGCGACTTCAAGCAGCACACGTTCGACCTGGGGGTGATCGCTTTAGACGTGTCAGAGCGTGACGCCCGGGTGCAGCTCACACCCACCTACACGCAGCCTGAGAAGGTCCACCTCAGGATGCTCTACCTGTGCCAGGAGAGCAGCTTGGGCCACGCCCTGGTCCAGTGGTCCAAGATCGAGGAAGGGGTGAACTCGTACTGGTTCCAGGGCTTGAACCCCGGCACCAACTACTCCGTGTGTCTCACCTACCTGGGGGAGGACTGCCAGGTCCAAGTGGTCTTCACCACCAAAAAGGAGATCCCCTCGCTCATTATCATCGTGGTTGTGAGCATCTTCTTGCTGGTGCTGGCCACCTTACCCCTGATGGGAGCCACGTGGTGCCACCTCCTCTCCAAGTACCACGGGAAGACCTACAAGCTCATCATGAAGGCCCAGAACCCGGACCAGATGGAGAAGCACATGGCTGCTGACTTTGACCCCCGCGCCTCCTACCTGGAGTCCGAGAAAAACTACAATCCCAGCGAGGTGGGGGAAGTGGATGTGGAAGAagaggacgaggaggaggaggaggaagacgaAGGAGgcaggcggaggaggaggagagaagccGAAGGGGCTCCGGAGCTGGAGCGAGAGGAGAGCGTGGCGGCCAGCTCCATGGCAGAGTCGCAATCCAAAGCCAACGGCGAGGAGTACGAGGTCCGCTCTGAGTACAGCGACAAGCTGCCGCTGGGCGCCGAAGCCGTCACCATCTCCCAGGAGATCAACGGCAACTACCGGCAGCGCCCTCGCTGA